In Helianthus annuus cultivar XRQ/B chromosome 8, HanXRQr2.0-SUNRISE, whole genome shotgun sequence, a single genomic region encodes these proteins:
- the LOC110933304 gene encoding protein FAR1-RELATED SEQUENCE 5-like encodes MQWLQASGFTARKSSQYTHHGVIKSKWFVCSKEGTKPFKAIDTSKKIDTSNNGSKRKSVRRVPSIRMGCEARMCLKLMPSNLYEVYSFNEAHNHFFVAEEDRHLLPANRGMNYMQEQAVNALSALNIGPVKAFNIMRTLYGGFDKVGATKNDFKNFKRDLNRYISEFDADMMIKRLMRKKEYMPNFSMEYITNEGVVLRGLFWADEDAKRSFSVFGDVVSFDATYRRNKYNMMFVPFTGIDNHNRNVTLGAAIIGNETAETYSWLLNVFRQAFGRAPPVIVTDQDPAMKKAIEDTWPGSRHRLCTWHIMEKLSAKVGATICNNTDFKKRLCAIAWTDSILPVKFESEWATIMNDFNLVDHEWLQSLFQIRDTWIPAYYREEVVSGLMRTSSRSESENHFFGQFCNPGCTLVEFLGHFDSAIKAQRHEHRKNDHDTRNTNAEIWAEDFLEIQNGIHICAIGKWENMADFVNFFVKDWEQPCTTFFEVMMWEDDMTVYCTCKRFEQFGLLCSHIFCVLRMLDIREFPQRYILRRWTREAVPNSTPGAILGINETEDRYNEVNRVVHEITYSTESVINKLVTNFDALCSFRDHVVNYF; translated from the exons ATGCAATGGCTTCAGGCTTCAGGCTTCACTGCCAGGAAGTCTTCTCAATACACGCATCATGGTGTTATAAAATCTAAATGGTTTGTTTGCTCAAAGGAGGGGACTAAACCTTTTAAGGCGATCGATACATCTAAAAAGATTGACACCTCAAATAATGGGTCAAAGAGGAAATCTGTTCGTCGTGTTCCTTCTATAAGGATGGGGTGCGAAGCACGTATGTGTTTAAAGTTAATGCCTTCAAATCTATACGAGGTATATTCTTTCAATGAGGCACATAATCACTTTTTTGTTGCTGAGGAAGATAGGCATTTACTCCCCGCTAACCGAGGTATGAACTATATGCAAGAGCAAGCCGTTAACGCATTGAGCGCCTTGAACATTGGACCTGTCAAAGCGTTTAATATCATGAGGACATTGTATGGTGGGTTTGACAAGGTTGGGGCAACCAAAAACGATTTTAAAAATTTCAAGCGAGACCTGAACAGGTATATATCTGAGTTTGATGCTGATATGATGATTAAACGGCTTATGAGGAAGAAAGAGTACATGCCAAACTTTTCAATGGAGTATATAACTAACGAAGGTGTGGTTTTAAGGGGTTTGTTTTGGGCAGATGAAGATGCCAAAAGGAGTTTTTCGGTGTTTGGTGACGTTGTTTCATTTGATGCCACATATCGTCGTAACAA GTACAACATGATGTTTGTTCCATTTACCGGTATCGACAATCACAATCGCAACGTTACTCTTGGTGCCGCTATAATAGGAAACGAAACTGCTGAAACTTATAGTTGGTTGCTAAATGTGTTTCGTCAAGCATTTGGCCGTGCCCCTCCGGTGATTGTCACCGACCAAGACCCAGCCATGAAGAAGGCTATTGAAGATACATGGCCCGGGAGTAGACATAGGCTATGCACGTGGCACATCATGGAAAAGCTTTCTGCTAAG GTTGGTGCTACAATCTGCAATAATACAGATTTCAAAAAGAGGCTGTGTGCCATTGCATGGACCGATTCAATTCTACCTGTTAAGTTTGAAAGTGAGTGGGCTACCATAATGAACGATTTTAACTTGGTTGATCATGAGTGGCTGCAGTCACTTTTTCAAATCAGGGATACTTGGATACCGGCTTATTATCGTGAGGAGGTCGTGTCCGGGCTTATGCGTACCTCTTCTCGTtcagagagtgagaaccatttcTTTGGACAGTTCTGTAACCCGGGTTGCACACTTGTCGAATTTCTCGGGCATTTTGATTCTGCTATTAAAGCTCAGAGACATGAGCACAGGAAGAATGACCATGACACCAGAAATACCAACGCTGAAATATGGGCTGAAGACTTT TTGGAGATACAAAACGGTATACACATATGTGCTATCGGAAAGTGGGAAAACATGGCTGACTTCGTTAACTTTTTTGTGAAGGACTGGGAACAACCATGCACTACTTTCTTCGAG GTTATGATGTGGGAGGACGACATGACTGTGTATTGTACATGCAAAAGATTCGAACAGTTTGGGTTGTTGTGCTCACACATCTTTTGTGTGCTAAGGATGCTGGACATTAGGGAGTTTCCACAACGCTATATATTACGACGTTGGACACGGGAGGCTGTTCCAAATAGTACCCCTGGTGCTATTCTAGGTATCAATGAGACCGAGGATCGTTATAATGAAGTTAACCGTGTTGTACATGAGATCACATATTCTACAGAGTCCGTTATTAACAAGCTTGTCACCAACTTCGATGCGCTATGCTCGTTCAGGGATCATGTTGTTAATTATTTCTAA